The genomic interval ACGATCGGAGACCGCAGCTTGACCGTGTTCGAAGGCGGCACGTCGTCCCCGCTCGCTTTGGTCGCAGCCGAGAACGCCGCCGCGCGGATGACGGTGAAGGTGCTGCGCACCGGCAGCGGCATCACCGCCGGCACCGTGCGCGCGCTGGACCAGAAAAGTTCGCCGATCGGCGAAGCGCGTTACGCCTTCGGCCCGCAGGACAAGGACACCGAGGCGGCCTTCGACCTTCCGGTCGAGCTGCGCAACGACATCACCCGGCTCGAGATCGCAGGCGAACGTTCCGCCGGCGCCGTGCAACTGCTGGACAAGCGCTGGCGGCGCCGCGCGATCGGCATCGTCTCCGGCGCGACCAGCGAGACCGCGCAGCCGCTGCTTGCCCCGACCTTCTACCTCACCCGCGCGCTGGCGCCGTTCGCCGACGTCCGGCTCGCGGACAAGGGCTCCCCGCAGCAGGGCATCACGCAATTCCTCGACCAGAAGCTGCCGATGATCATCCTCGCCGATGTCGGCACCGTCGCGCCGGAAGTTCGCGACCGGCTCAATGCCTGGGTCGACCAGGGCGGCGTGCTGGTGCGCTTTGCCGGTCCCCGGCTTGCGCAGGCCGAAGACGATCTCGTGCCGGTCAAGCTGCGCAAGGGCGGCCGCACGCTCGGCGGCAGCCTGACCTGGGAGAAGCCGCAGCATCTGGCAAACTTCACGGCCGACGGTCCGTTCGCCGGCGTTCCCGTGCCGAAGGATGTCACCGTGAGCCGGCAGGTGCTGGCCGAGCCCAACGCAGCGCTGGCGGCCAAGAGCTGGGCATCGCTGGAGGACGGCACGCCGCTCGTAACCGGCGAGCATCGCGGCAAGGGGCTGGTAAGCCTGTTTCACGTCAGCGCCGATATGCGCTGGTCGGACCTGCCGATGTCCGGCACCTTCGTCGAAATGCTGAGGCGGATTGTCGATATGTCCGGTTACACCTCCAAGCCGGGCGCGGGCGTCGCCGGCGAGGCCAGCGCCGAGACGGTCGCGCCGCTGCACATCCTCGACGGCTTTGGCGCCTTCGGTCCGCCGCCGGCGACCGCCAAGCCCGTGAGCGCCGACTATCGCGACCGCGCCACGCCCGATCACCCGCCCGGCTTCTACGGCCCGGCTGAGGGACCGCTGGCGGTGAATGCGCTCGCTGCTGCCGACCGCATCGCGCCGCTCAACACCGCGAGCCTGCGCGCGCGGCACGCGACCTATACCAATGCCGAGCCGCGCGACCTGCGCGGCTGGCTGCTGTCGACCTCGCTCATCCTGTTCCTGATCGACGCGATCATCGTCGCGCTGCTCGGCGGTGGGCTCGCGGCGCTGATCCGCCGCCGTGCCGCGCCCGCGGTGCTCGCGATCGGGCTTGCGCTCGCCGCAACCTTCTCGCCGTCGCCCTCGCGCGCCGACGCCGCTTCCGACGATTTTGCGATGAAGGCCGTGTCGCAGACCCGCCTCGCCTATGTCGTGACCGGCAATGCCGACGTCGATTCGATCGTGAAAGCCGGCATGGCCGGCCTCACGCTGTTCTTGGCGCAGCGCACCGCGCTCGAGGCCGGCGATCCCGTCGGCGTCGATCCCGCGCGCGACGAGCTCGCCTTCTTCCCGCTGATCTACTGGCCGATCGTGCCGGGCGCGCCGAAACCGCCGCAGGACGCCATCAACAAGATCGACGCCTACATGAAGCAGGGCGGCACCGTGATCTTCGACACCCGCGACGCGATCGAGGCGCCGCCCGGCGAGAATGGCGCATCGCAGACGCCGGCCATGCAGACGCTGCGCG from Bradyrhizobium arachidis carries:
- a CDS encoding DUF4159 domain-containing protein, with product MMGLPLAFTEPLLLIGLVSLPALWWLLRVMPPRPRRIEFPPTRLLFDIAPKEETPSRTPWWLTALRLLAAALVIFAAAGPIWNPQTGIAGSKAPLLIMFDDGWSAAANWDTRIKAADELIANADNDRRAIALVPLSEPNRDITLMPAGAARVALRQITPKAYSVDRVETLTTIDRFLKATGDCEIAWLSDGVDTGRGDEFVQGLGKTIGDRSLTVFEGGTSSPLALVAAENAAARMTVKVLRTGSGITAGTVRALDQKSSPIGEARYAFGPQDKDTEAAFDLPVELRNDITRLEIAGERSAGAVQLLDKRWRRRAIGIVSGATSETAQPLLAPTFYLTRALAPFADVRLADKGSPQQGITQFLDQKLPMIILADVGTVAPEVRDRLNAWVDQGGVLVRFAGPRLAQAEDDLVPVKLRKGGRTLGGSLTWEKPQHLANFTADGPFAGVPVPKDVTVSRQVLAEPNAALAAKSWASLEDGTPLVTGEHRGKGLVSLFHVSADMRWSDLPMSGTFVEMLRRIVDMSGYTSKPGAGVAGEASAETVAPLHILDGFGAFGPPPATAKPVSADYRDRATPDHPPGFYGPAEGPLAVNALAAADRIAPLNTASLRARHATYTNAEPRDLRGWLLSTSLILFLIDAIIVALLGGGLAALIRRRAAPAVLAIGLALAATFSPSPSRADAASDDFAMKAVSQTRLAYVVTGNADVDSIVKAGMAGLTLFLAQRTALEAGDPVGVDPARDELAFFPLIYWPIVPGAPKPPQDAINKIDAYMKQGGTVIFDTRDAIEAPPGENGASQTPAMQTLREILSSLDVPELEPVPREHVLTKTFYLLRDFPGRFSSGQTWVETLPREDDDESAQRPARGGDGVSPIIITSNDLAGAWAIRPDGQPMLPLTPGEPRQREFAFRAGVNIVMYTLTGNYKADQVHAPALIERLGQ